A DNA window from Carassius auratus strain Wakin unplaced genomic scaffold, ASM336829v1 scaf_tig00215316, whole genome shotgun sequence contains the following coding sequences:
- the mapkapk5 gene encoding MAP kinase-activated protein kinase 5 isoform X2: MSEDTSVDRFIKETSILEEYNINWTQKLGAGISGPVRVCVKKSTQERFALKILIDRPKARNEVRLHMMCVSHPNIVKIMEVYANNEQFPHESSTRARLLIVMEMMEGGELFHRISQHKHFTEKMASQVTKQISLALQHCHSLNIAHRDLKPENLLFKDNSLDAPVKLCDFGFAKIDQGDLMTPQFTPYYVAPQVLEAQRLHQKAKSGIIPTSPTPYTYNKSCDLWSLGVIVYVMLCGYPPFYSKHHSRTIPKDMRKKIMTGSFDFPEEEWSQISEMAKDIVRKLLKVKPEERLTIEGVLAHPWLNCTEALDNVLPSAQMMMDKAHAEQLANMRIQDLNVNLKPLNSVNNPILRKRKLLGTKPSDELFINDPENEVEDTNVALEKLRDVIAQCILPQAGDNEDEKLNEVMHEAWRFNRDCKLLRDGLQGLSWDGRSFSDKVDRLKLAEIVKQAIEEKTNLQDSQ; the protein is encoded by the exons ATGTCCGAGGACACCAGCGTGGACCGATTCATAAAG GAGACATCCATCTTGGAAGAGTATAACATCAATTGGACACAGAAGCTAGGAGCTGGGATCAGTGGTCCTGTGAG GGTATGTGTGAAGAAGTCAACACAAGAACGGTTTGCCCTGAAAATCTTGATTGACAGACCCAAAGCCCGCAATGAG GTTAGGCTACATATGATGTGTGTCTCTCACCCCAACATTGTGAAAATAATGGAGGTGTATGCCAACAATGAACAGTTTCCCCATGAATCCAGTACAAG GGCAAGGTTACTGATTGTCATGGAAATGATGGAAGGTGGCGAGTTGTTCCACAGAATCAGTCAGCACAAGCACTTTACAGAGAAGATGGCCAGCCAGGTCACTAAACAG ATAAGCCTTGCATTACAGCACTGTCATTCATTAAATATTGCACATCGAGACCTGAAACCAGAGAACCTGCTCTTCAAGGACAATTCACTG GATGCTCCTGTAAAACTGTGTGATTTTGGTTTTGCCAAAATCGACCAAGGTGATTTAATGACCCCACAGTTCACGCCGTACTATGTAGCACCGCAG GTGCTGGAGGCACAGAGACTCCACCAGAAAGCAAAGTCTGGAATTATTCCTACCTCACCCACACCTTACACATACAACAAG AGCTGTGACTTATGGTCCTTAGGGGTGATCGTCTATGTAATGCTCTGCGGATATCCTCCATTTTACTCCAAACACCACAGCCGTACTATCCCAAAAGATATGCGCAAAAAAATCATGACTGGCAGCTTTGACTTCCCAGAGGAGGAGTGGAGTCAAATATCTGAAATGGCCAAGGACATTGTCCGCAA GCTACTTAAAGTAAAGCCCGAGGAGAGACTAACCATAGAGGGAGTGTTAGCCCATCCCTGGCTCAACTGCACTGAAGCGCTGGACAATGTGCTTCCGTCTGCTCAAATGATGATGGACAAG GCCCATGCTGAACAACTGGCCAACATGAGGATACAGGACCTGAATGTCAATCTAAAGCCACTCAACTCAGTCAACAACCCCATTTTGAGAAAGAGAAAGCTACTTGG CACCAAACCTAGTGATGAACTTTTCATCAATGATCCTGAGAATGAGGTAGAAGACACCAACGTGGCTCTGGAAAAACTACGAGATGTAATCGCACAGTGCATCTTACCACAGGCTG GTGACAATGAGGATGAGAAGCTGAATGAAGTTATGCATGAAGCGTGGCGATTCAATCGAGATTGTAAACTACTCCGAGATGGTTTGCAAGGGTTAAGTTGGGATG GTAGATCATTTTCAGACAAAGTAGATCGCTTAAAGCTGGCTGAAATTGTCAAACAGGCCATTGAAGAAAAGACAAATTTACAGGACTCCCAATAG
- the LOC113094309 gene encoding LOW QUALITY PROTEIN: G-protein coupled receptor 54 (The sequence of the model RefSeq protein was modified relative to this genomic sequence to represent the inferred CDS: inserted 3 bases in 2 codons; substituted 7 bases at 7 genomic stop codons) — MLKPMILMPCIYVANEHSLEILAAHFQSFSETLHLPQLHLFRSVRGYFICCLSAMFVDHFYLTDYLLQSLRQRMPQRALSVCTTIXIXKSFQTVXVNFFQXXXHSISTQSSFWFSPQTYCTKTFPSLIHKKAXILYCFLAVCLLPLIIICMCYNFMLKRMGQATVHGCNQLQTLAERVEAAYTRVSRMVVVMVLLFLFCGGPIQILILFQDVSHSYTXYKLKIWAQCVSNSSXNLRSYTFRGANCRKAFRSVFCLIFKRNTRTTELPTFNREKNFLSSQP; from the exons ATGCTCAAGCCAATGATCTTAATGCCATGCATTTATGTGGCTAACGAGCATTCACTTGAGATTCTTGCAGCACACtttcagagtttctctgaaaccctccaccttccccagctccacctgtttaGATCTGTTAGGGGATATTTTATATGCTGTTTGTCTGCAATGTTTGTGGATCATTTTTACTTGACCGATTATCTACTACAGTCCCTCCGTCAAAGAATGCCACAGAGGGCTCTGTCTGTATGCACCACTATTTGAATatgaaaatcattccaaacagTATAA gtTAATTTCTTTCAGTGATGATAACATAGTATCAGCACACAGTCTTCGTTCTGGTTCAGTCCACAGACATACTGCACCAAGACATTTCCCTCTCTCATTCATAAAAAGGCTTAGATTCTTTACTGCTTCTTGGCTGTTTGCCTGCTGCCTCTGATCATCATCTGCATGTGTTACAATTTCATGTTGAAACGCATGGGTCAAGCCACCGTTCATGGTTGTAACCAG CTGCAGACGTTAGCAGAACGGGTTGAAGCAGCGTACACCAGAGTATCCAGAATGGTGGTTGTGATGGTGCTGCTGTTTCTGTTCTGCGGGGGTCCAATCCAGATACTGATTCTCTTCCAAGATGTGAGTCACAGCTACAC TTACAAACTAAAGATCTGGGCTCAATGCGTGTCCAATTCCT GAAACCTCAGGAGTTACACCTTCAGGGGAGCCAACTGCAGAAAGGCCTTCAGAAGTGTGTTCTGTTTGATCTTCAAAAGAAATACAAGAACAACCGAGCTCCCCACCTTTAACAGAGAGAAGAACTTTCTTTCATCCCAACCTTAG
- the LOC113094297 gene encoding dual specificity protein phosphatase 18 yields MPGRAGGLGGFAQITECLYIGNSRTASDSSVIHSLNITCVINTTLDVSNTKIPTVDYMHVPVADDPLSRLCDYFDSVADKIQHVSDEDGRVLLHCNAGVSRSATLCLAYLMKHRHLTLAEAHALLKSLRPIVRPNSGFWRQLIEYEHKLHGKNTVSMINSPLGHIPDLYERETIGLIPL; encoded by the coding sequence ATGCCAGGAAGAGCAGGTGGACTCGGTGGGTTTGCTCAAATAACGGAGTGTTTGTACATCGGCAACAGCAGAACAGCGAGCGACTCTTCGGTCATTCATTCACTCAACATTACATGTGTTATTAACACAACTCTGGACGTGAGCAACACAAAGATTCCCACTGTGGATTACATGCACGTGCCTGTCGCTGATGATCCTCTGTCCAGACTCTGTGACTATTTTGACAGCGTTGCTGATAAGATACAGCATGTGAGTGATGAAGATGGACGCGTGCTGCTTCACTGTAACGCAGGCGTCAGTCGCTCGGCGACGCTGTGTCTGGCGTATCTGATGAAGCACCGTCATCTGACACTAGCAGAGGCGCACGCACTGCTCAAATCACTCAGACCCATAGTGAGACCCAACAGTGGCTTCTGGAGGCAGCTGATCGAGTACGAGCATAAATTACATGGCAAAAACACTGTCAGTATGATCAACTCGCCCCTCGGACACATTCCAGATCTGTATGAGAGAGAAACAATAGGCTTGATTCCACTTTAG
- the mapkapk5 gene encoding MAP kinase-activated protein kinase 5 isoform X3 — protein sequence MSEDTSVDRFIKETSILEEYNINWTQKLGAGISGPVRVCVKKSTQERFALKILIDRPKARNEVRLHMMCVSHPNIVKIMEVYANNEQFPHESSTRARLLIVMEMMEGGELFHRISQHKHFTEKMASQVTKQISLALQHCHSLNIAHRDLKPENLLFKDNSLDAPVKLCDFGFAKIDQGDLMTPQFTPYYVAPQVLEAQRLHQKAKSGIIPTSPTPYTYNKSCDLWSLGVIVYVMLCGYPPFYSKHHSRTIPKDMRKKIMTGSFDFPEEEWSQISEMAKDIVRKLLKVKPEERLTIEGVLAHPWLNCTEALDNVLPSAQMMMDKAVVAGIQQAHAEQLANMRIQDLNVNLKPLNSVNNPILRKRKLLGTKPSDELFINDPENEVEDTNVALEKLRDVIAQCILPQAGDNEDEKLNEVMHEAWRFNRDCKLLRDGLQGLSWDGWTKNKTEIAFH from the exons ATGTCCGAGGACACCAGCGTGGACCGATTCATAAAG GAGACATCCATCTTGGAAGAGTATAACATCAATTGGACACAGAAGCTAGGAGCTGGGATCAGTGGTCCTGTGAG GGTATGTGTGAAGAAGTCAACACAAGAACGGTTTGCCCTGAAAATCTTGATTGACAGACCCAAAGCCCGCAATGAG GTTAGGCTACATATGATGTGTGTCTCTCACCCCAACATTGTGAAAATAATGGAGGTGTATGCCAACAATGAACAGTTTCCCCATGAATCCAGTACAAG GGCAAGGTTACTGATTGTCATGGAAATGATGGAAGGTGGCGAGTTGTTCCACAGAATCAGTCAGCACAAGCACTTTACAGAGAAGATGGCCAGCCAGGTCACTAAACAG ATAAGCCTTGCATTACAGCACTGTCATTCATTAAATATTGCACATCGAGACCTGAAACCAGAGAACCTGCTCTTCAAGGACAATTCACTG GATGCTCCTGTAAAACTGTGTGATTTTGGTTTTGCCAAAATCGACCAAGGTGATTTAATGACCCCACAGTTCACGCCGTACTATGTAGCACCGCAG GTGCTGGAGGCACAGAGACTCCACCAGAAAGCAAAGTCTGGAATTATTCCTACCTCACCCACACCTTACACATACAACAAG AGCTGTGACTTATGGTCCTTAGGGGTGATCGTCTATGTAATGCTCTGCGGATATCCTCCATTTTACTCCAAACACCACAGCCGTACTATCCCAAAAGATATGCGCAAAAAAATCATGACTGGCAGCTTTGACTTCCCAGAGGAGGAGTGGAGTCAAATATCTGAAATGGCCAAGGACATTGTCCGCAA GCTACTTAAAGTAAAGCCCGAGGAGAGACTAACCATAGAGGGAGTGTTAGCCCATCCCTGGCTCAACTGCACTGAAGCGCTGGACAATGTGCTTCCGTCTGCTCAAATGATGATGGACAAG GCAGTTGTGGCTGGAATCCAACAGGCCCATGCTGAACAACTGGCCAACATGAGGATACAGGACCTGAATGTCAATCTAAAGCCACTCAACTCAGTCAACAACCCCATTTTGAGAAAGAGAAAGCTACTTGG CACCAAACCTAGTGATGAACTTTTCATCAATGATCCTGAGAATGAGGTAGAAGACACCAACGTGGCTCTGGAAAAACTACGAGATGTAATCGCACAGTGCATCTTACCACAGGCTG GTGACAATGAGGATGAGAAGCTGAATGAAGTTATGCATGAAGCGTGGCGATTCAATCGAGATTGTAAACTACTCCGAGATGGTTTGCAAGGGTTAAGTTGGGATG GATGGACAAAAAATAAGACCGAAATAGCATTTCATTAA
- the mapkapk5 gene encoding MAP kinase-activated protein kinase 5 isoform X1: MSEDTSVDRFIKETSILEEYNINWTQKLGAGISGPVRVCVKKSTQERFALKILIDRPKARNEVRLHMMCVSHPNIVKIMEVYANNEQFPHESSTRARLLIVMEMMEGGELFHRISQHKHFTEKMASQVTKQISLALQHCHSLNIAHRDLKPENLLFKDNSLDAPVKLCDFGFAKIDQGDLMTPQFTPYYVAPQVLEAQRLHQKAKSGIIPTSPTPYTYNKSCDLWSLGVIVYVMLCGYPPFYSKHHSRTIPKDMRKKIMTGSFDFPEEEWSQISEMAKDIVRKLLKVKPEERLTIEGVLAHPWLNCTEALDNVLPSAQMMMDKAVVAGIQQAHAEQLANMRIQDLNVNLKPLNSVNNPILRKRKLLGTKPSDELFINDPENEVEDTNVALEKLRDVIAQCILPQAGDNEDEKLNEVMHEAWRFNRDCKLLRDGLQGLSWDGRSFSDKVDRLKLAEIVKQAIEEKTNLQDSQ; the protein is encoded by the exons ATGTCCGAGGACACCAGCGTGGACCGATTCATAAAG GAGACATCCATCTTGGAAGAGTATAACATCAATTGGACACAGAAGCTAGGAGCTGGGATCAGTGGTCCTGTGAG GGTATGTGTGAAGAAGTCAACACAAGAACGGTTTGCCCTGAAAATCTTGATTGACAGACCCAAAGCCCGCAATGAG GTTAGGCTACATATGATGTGTGTCTCTCACCCCAACATTGTGAAAATAATGGAGGTGTATGCCAACAATGAACAGTTTCCCCATGAATCCAGTACAAG GGCAAGGTTACTGATTGTCATGGAAATGATGGAAGGTGGCGAGTTGTTCCACAGAATCAGTCAGCACAAGCACTTTACAGAGAAGATGGCCAGCCAGGTCACTAAACAG ATAAGCCTTGCATTACAGCACTGTCATTCATTAAATATTGCACATCGAGACCTGAAACCAGAGAACCTGCTCTTCAAGGACAATTCACTG GATGCTCCTGTAAAACTGTGTGATTTTGGTTTTGCCAAAATCGACCAAGGTGATTTAATGACCCCACAGTTCACGCCGTACTATGTAGCACCGCAG GTGCTGGAGGCACAGAGACTCCACCAGAAAGCAAAGTCTGGAATTATTCCTACCTCACCCACACCTTACACATACAACAAG AGCTGTGACTTATGGTCCTTAGGGGTGATCGTCTATGTAATGCTCTGCGGATATCCTCCATTTTACTCCAAACACCACAGCCGTACTATCCCAAAAGATATGCGCAAAAAAATCATGACTGGCAGCTTTGACTTCCCAGAGGAGGAGTGGAGTCAAATATCTGAAATGGCCAAGGACATTGTCCGCAA GCTACTTAAAGTAAAGCCCGAGGAGAGACTAACCATAGAGGGAGTGTTAGCCCATCCCTGGCTCAACTGCACTGAAGCGCTGGACAATGTGCTTCCGTCTGCTCAAATGATGATGGACAAG GCAGTTGTGGCTGGAATCCAACAGGCCCATGCTGAACAACTGGCCAACATGAGGATACAGGACCTGAATGTCAATCTAAAGCCACTCAACTCAGTCAACAACCCCATTTTGAGAAAGAGAAAGCTACTTGG CACCAAACCTAGTGATGAACTTTTCATCAATGATCCTGAGAATGAGGTAGAAGACACCAACGTGGCTCTGGAAAAACTACGAGATGTAATCGCACAGTGCATCTTACCACAGGCTG GTGACAATGAGGATGAGAAGCTGAATGAAGTTATGCATGAAGCGTGGCGATTCAATCGAGATTGTAAACTACTCCGAGATGGTTTGCAAGGGTTAAGTTGGGATG GTAGATCATTTTCAGACAAAGTAGATCGCTTAAAGCTGGCTGAAATTGTCAAACAGGCCATTGAAGAAAAGACAAATTTACAGGACTCCCAATAG
- the mapkapk5 gene encoding MAP kinase-activated protein kinase 5 isoform X4, which translates to MSEDTSVDRFIKETSILEEYNINWTQKLGAGISGPVRVCVKKSTQERFALKILIDRPKARNEVRLHMMCVSHPNIVKIMEVYANNEQFPHESSTRARLLIVMEMMEGGELFHRISQHKHFTEKMASQVTKQDAPVKLCDFGFAKIDQGDLMTPQFTPYYVAPQVLEAQRLHQKAKSGIIPTSPTPYTYNKSCDLWSLGVIVYVMLCGYPPFYSKHHSRTIPKDMRKKIMTGSFDFPEEEWSQISEMAKDIVRKLLKVKPEERLTIEGVLAHPWLNCTEALDNVLPSAQMMMDKAVVAGIQQAHAEQLANMRIQDLNVNLKPLNSVNNPILRKRKLLGTKPSDELFINDPENEVEDTNVALEKLRDVIAQCILPQAGDNEDEKLNEVMHEAWRFNRDCKLLRDGLQGLSWDGRSFSDKVDRLKLAEIVKQAIEEKTNLQDSQ; encoded by the exons ATGTCCGAGGACACCAGCGTGGACCGATTCATAAAG GAGACATCCATCTTGGAAGAGTATAACATCAATTGGACACAGAAGCTAGGAGCTGGGATCAGTGGTCCTGTGAG GGTATGTGTGAAGAAGTCAACACAAGAACGGTTTGCCCTGAAAATCTTGATTGACAGACCCAAAGCCCGCAATGAG GTTAGGCTACATATGATGTGTGTCTCTCACCCCAACATTGTGAAAATAATGGAGGTGTATGCCAACAATGAACAGTTTCCCCATGAATCCAGTACAAG GGCAAGGTTACTGATTGTCATGGAAATGATGGAAGGTGGCGAGTTGTTCCACAGAATCAGTCAGCACAAGCACTTTACAGAGAAGATGGCCAGCCAGGTCACTAAACAG GATGCTCCTGTAAAACTGTGTGATTTTGGTTTTGCCAAAATCGACCAAGGTGATTTAATGACCCCACAGTTCACGCCGTACTATGTAGCACCGCAG GTGCTGGAGGCACAGAGACTCCACCAGAAAGCAAAGTCTGGAATTATTCCTACCTCACCCACACCTTACACATACAACAAG AGCTGTGACTTATGGTCCTTAGGGGTGATCGTCTATGTAATGCTCTGCGGATATCCTCCATTTTACTCCAAACACCACAGCCGTACTATCCCAAAAGATATGCGCAAAAAAATCATGACTGGCAGCTTTGACTTCCCAGAGGAGGAGTGGAGTCAAATATCTGAAATGGCCAAGGACATTGTCCGCAA GCTACTTAAAGTAAAGCCCGAGGAGAGACTAACCATAGAGGGAGTGTTAGCCCATCCCTGGCTCAACTGCACTGAAGCGCTGGACAATGTGCTTCCGTCTGCTCAAATGATGATGGACAAG GCAGTTGTGGCTGGAATCCAACAGGCCCATGCTGAACAACTGGCCAACATGAGGATACAGGACCTGAATGTCAATCTAAAGCCACTCAACTCAGTCAACAACCCCATTTTGAGAAAGAGAAAGCTACTTGG CACCAAACCTAGTGATGAACTTTTCATCAATGATCCTGAGAATGAGGTAGAAGACACCAACGTGGCTCTGGAAAAACTACGAGATGTAATCGCACAGTGCATCTTACCACAGGCTG GTGACAATGAGGATGAGAAGCTGAATGAAGTTATGCATGAAGCGTGGCGATTCAATCGAGATTGTAAACTACTCCGAGATGGTTTGCAAGGGTTAAGTTGGGATG GTAGATCATTTTCAGACAAAGTAGATCGCTTAAAGCTGGCTGAAATTGTCAAACAGGCCATTGAAGAAAAGACAAATTTACAGGACTCCCAATAG